The DNA window AAAGGTAAGATAGATCTGTCTAGAACCAGCAACGATTCCACCAGGATCGTTTCTCTCACCAGCATACTCCAAGTATTTTGGGAAGTCTTCTGCCAAAATCACTGAATGCTGCCCATGAGGCCTGTCCCAaacaataaaacttgaaaaagtgACAAATCCATGAAATCAGGTAAATTTAAAGGGGTAAAGAACATTATGAATATTTCACATATTGTACCTGTCAATGAGACGAATGCTGTTCTTCAATCGAGCTAGGAGCTTTGTTAGACTATAACCTGCCTTACCATGTCTCTGGCTCTCCGTAAGATACCCTTCCGCCTGCAGCGTCCTCCCATACATCTCATAATACATCATTGGTAAAGAGGCAATCGAAACTGGCACCCCTCTTCTTGATTTCAAAAGCTCGGTGAGCTCCAATTCAAGCTTTTCAAAAGAGCCAGGTGAGACAACAAATTCTTCGTTTGCAATCTCATTCAAATTTGAACTGAAAATCTGAGAAAAGCTTTCTGGCATGGGATGGCCATGGAAATACCTACAGTTGTTTCCATGTTTGCAGAACCCCTTAATGAAGTAATGGCAAATCTTAACAGGAAATTCAGGCAAGCTTGGAGACCTTCTGCTGGTCCTAGGACTTAATGCAGGTTCTGGGTAGATGTAACTGCTAGAAAAGTCAGAATTAACAAACTCTATCGGATCATCCAAAGCAAGGAACTGCATTTGGTTTTGAATCCGATAATCTTCAGGAACCATTTCTGAGTACCCTGGTGGAGCAAAATCCAAGTTGTGTGTCTGTTGCAGGTCACCAGTCAGTTGAGCATCCCGGAAAGAACCTGCAGTCCTAACCTTTACTGGAGAGAAAATTGGGTGTGATGAAACTGTGGAGTTAGGAATGAATTGCTGCGGAACATCTGAAACAGGTGACGGGTTCACCTGAGAAGGCGAAATTAGATTTAGAACTGGTATTTTGTTTAGCCCCAGATCAGATTTGGCTTTGCATATCATAGCATAGATCAAATTATCAGGGCTAAAGGCCAGCCGGATCATTTCTCGTTCACCATGGTTTTGTATCAGAATATACCCAATGATCTTACCAACGAATTCAGGCTCAATCGCCTGAATTCTATTGTACACAACTTTTGTGGACTCCGAAAAATCCATTCAAGTTTTCAACCCTGAAAAAACAACACAGTAAAGACACAAATGACAGGGTCAGCagaaaatacattgaaatactGTTAGCATTTC is part of the Populus trichocarpa isolate Nisqually-1 chromosome 2, P.trichocarpa_v4.1, whole genome shotgun sequence genome and encodes:
- the LOC7458259 gene encoding zinc finger CCCH domain-containing protein 18 isoform X1, with amino-acid sequence MDFSESTKVVYNRIQAIEPEFVGKIIGYILIQNHGEREMIRLAFSPDNLIYAMICKAKSDLGLNKIPVLNLISPSQVNPSPVSDVPQQFIPNSTVSSHPIFSPVKVRTAGSFRDAQLTGDLQQTHNLDFAPPGYSEMVPEDYRIQNQMQFLALDDPIEFVNSDFSSSYIYPEPALSPRTSRRSPSLPEFPVKICHYFIKGFCKHGNNCRYFHGHPMPESFSQIFSSNLNEIANEEFVVSPGSFEKLELELTELLKSRRGVPVSIASLPMMYYEMYGRTLQAEGYLTESQRHGKAGYSLTKLLARLKNSIRLIDSFIVWDRPHGQHSVILAEDFPKYLEYAGERNDPGGIVAGSRQIYLTFPAESTFTEQDVSNYFSNFGPVQDVRIPCQQKRMFGFVTFVFAETVKKILAKGNPHHICGARVLVKPYREKSRLIDSRKYSEKMQHPIYHSHHFMDGDSELHSALRVCDNSKSLRKQFMEEHEQEIELERRRLSEFHFSPKPLNRHSFLGHSMDELKLSGEQAEFSSAEHFNYWFDVLNNGSTSEEKHRHTRTSCSDQDSNQGVNLPESPFASAIGSGISTVI
- the LOC7458259 gene encoding zinc finger CCCH domain-containing protein 18 isoform X4; this translates as MDFSESTKVVYNRIQAIEPEFVGKIIGYILIQNHGEREMIRLAFSPDNLIYAMICKAKSDLGLNKIPVLNLISPSQVNPSPVSDVPQQFIPNSTVSSHPIFSPVKVRTAGSFRDAQLTGDLQQTHNLDFAPPGYSEMVPEDYRIQNQMQFLALDDPIEFVNSDFSSSYIYPEPALSPRTSRRSPSLPEFPVKICHYFIKGFCKHGNNCRYFHGHPMPESFSQIFSSNLNEIANEEFVVSPGSFEKLELELTELLKSRRGVPVSIASLPMMYYEMYGRTLQAEGYLTESQRHGKAGYSLTKLLARLKNSIRLIDRPHGQHSVILAEDFPKYLEYAGERNDPGGIVAGSRQIYLTFPAESTFTEQDVSNYFSNFGPVQDVRIPCQQKRMFGFVTFVFAETVKKILAKGNPHHICGARVLVKPYREKSRLIDRKYSEKMQHPIYHSHHFMDGDSELHSALRVCDNSKSLRKQFMEEHEQEIELERRRLSEFHFSPKPLNRHSFLGHSMDELKLSGEQAEFSSAEHFNYWFDVLNNGSTSEEKHRHTRTSCSDQDSNQGVNLPESPFASAIGSGISTVI
- the LOC7458259 gene encoding zinc finger CCCH domain-containing protein 18 isoform X3, producing MDFSESTKVVYNRIQAIEPEFVGKIIGYILIQNHGEREMIRLAFSPDNLIYAMICKAKSDLGLNKIPVLNLISPSQVNPSPVSDVPQQFIPNSTVSSHPIFSPVKVRTAGSFRDAQLTGDLQQTHNLDFAPPGYSEMVPEDYRIQNQMQFLALDDPIEFVNSDFSSSYIYPEPALSPRTSRRSPSLPEFPVKICHYFIKGFCKHGNNCRYFHGHPMPESFSQIFSSNLNEIANEEFVVSPGSFEKLELELTELLKSRRGVPVSIASLPMMYYEMYGRTLQAEGYLTESQRHGKAGYSLTKLLARLKNSIRLIDRPHGQHSVILAEDFPKYLEYAGERNDPGGIVAGSRQIYLTFPAESTFTEQDVSNYFSNFGPVQDVRIPCQQKRMFGFVTFVFAETVKKILAKGNPHHICGARVLVKPYREKSRLIDSRKYSEKMQHPIYHSHHFMDGDSELHSALRVCDNSKSLRKQFMEEHEQEIELERRRLSEFHFSPKPLNRHSFLGHSMDELKLSGEQAEFSSAEHFNYWFDVLNNGSTSEEKHRHTRTSCSDQDSNQGVNLPESPFASAIGSGISTVI
- the LOC7458259 gene encoding zinc finger CCCH domain-containing protein 18 isoform X2 — its product is MDFSESTKVVYNRIQAIEPEFVGKIIGYILIQNHGEREMIRLAFSPDNLIYAMICKAKSDLGLNKIPVLNLISPSQVNPSPVSDVPQQFIPNSTVSSHPIFSPVKVRTAGSFRDAQLTGDLQQTHNLDFAPPGYSEMVPEDYRIQNQMQFLALDDPIEFVNSDFSSSYIYPEPALSPRTSRRSPSLPEFPVKICHYFIKGFCKHGNNCRYFHGHPMPESFSQIFSSNLNEIANEEFVVSPGSFEKLELELTELLKSRRGVPVSIASLPMMYYEMYGRTLQAEGYLTESQRHGKAGYSLTKLLARLKNSIRLIDSFIVWDRPHGQHSVILAEDFPKYLEYAGERNDPGGIVAGSRQIYLTFPAESTFTEQDVSNYFSNFGPVQDVRIPCQQKRMFGFVTFVFAETVKKILAKGNPHHICGARVLVKPYREKSRLIDRKYSEKMQHPIYHSHHFMDGDSELHSALRVCDNSKSLRKQFMEEHEQEIELERRRLSEFHFSPKPLNRHSFLGHSMDELKLSGEQAEFSSAEHFNYWFDVLNNGSTSEEKHRHTRTSCSDQDSNQGVNLPESPFASAIGSGISTVI
- the LOC7458259 gene encoding zinc finger CCCH domain-containing protein 18 isoform X5; the protein is MDFSESTKVVYNRIQAIEPEFVGKIIGYILIQNHGEREMIRLAFSPDNLIYAMICKAKSDLGLNKIPVLNLISPSQVNPSPVSDVPQQFIPNSTVSSHPIFSPVKVRTAGSFRDAQLTGDLQQTHNLDFAPPGYSEMVPEDYRIQNQMQFLALDDPIEFVNSDFSSSYIYPEPALSPRTSRRSPSLPEFPVKICHYFIKGFCKHGNNCRYFHGHPMPESFSQIFSSNLNEIANEEFVVSPGSFEKLELELTELLKSRRGVPVSIASLPMMYYEMYGRTLQAEGYLTESQRHGKAGYSLTKLLARLKNSIRLIDSFIVWDRPHGQHSVILAEDFPKYLEYAGERNDPGGIVAGSRQIYLTFPAESTFTEQDVSNYFSNFGPVQDVRIPCQQKRMFGFVTFVFAETVKKILAKGNPHHICGARVLVKPYREKSRLIDSRKYSEKMQHPIYHSHHFMDGDSELHSALRVCDNSKSLRKQFMEEHEQEIELERRRLSEFHFSPKPLNRHSFLGHSMDELKLSGEQAEFSSAEHFNYWFDVLNNGSTSEEKHRHTRTSCSDQDSSD